The nucleotide sequence CGAAAGTTTACGCAAAATTTTTTATACAGCCTGCACAAGAGCAATGCACGTGCTGCAATTGTACAGCGTAGGGAAACCAAGTCCTTTTATGCAAAAGGCTTTGGATGGAAATTTTGTACAACTTGAGTTGAATTCAGAAAGCATTAGGTAAACACAGTTGTTTCATTAAAACTTAAAGTAAACGGAGTCCGGGAGTGTACCGGGCTCCGTTTTAATTTTGGGTCTAGAATCCATCTTACCTGTTATTTCTTAATAACCGGAATCCACATTTCCCCGTATAACTGACCGTTTTGTTGACCCATTATAACTGCTGCGTTTGGACCTCCTACATAGGCGTAATCTGTTGCTTCTTGTAACACTTGTCCGAAGGCGATCCCTGTAACAGTATTGGCCAGCTCTTCTGCGGTAGAAGCTTCACCTTTAACAACTACGTACTCTCCTTTAGGAAATTGGATGACTCTAGTTGCCTCCGGTAATGTTTCATCAGTCAGAACCCCGGCATAATGCATCATCTTATTATTCACTGCTTCATTCACGATAAAAATATAGTCGTTTGTAGCTACAGCCTTTAATGCATCCAGTCTTCCATCCTCATTGACCGCATGCCAAAAATCGGCCTTTTCTTTATTTATCCCCATATAGTCTGTGTAATCGCTCTTTAGTTCTGTTCCAAAACCTAAAACAACAAAGCTGTCCTTTTCTTCAATCATGTAATTTGCCATAGTAAAAACCTTCTTTCAATTTTAGTTTAATCAAGATTTGTTTTTTTACTTGATAAGTTTATAATAGCCATAAATCATGTCAAAATATGATACTGTTTTCGGAGGCGCCAATGAAAAAAGTTGAACGAATTAATACAATCATGCGGTATATCAACAACCGTGCCCACTTTACCATTTCTGAAATTATGCAAGAGTTTAATATCTCGCGTTCAACGGCTCTACGAGATATCAGAGAAATTGAAGCTATCGGGATGCCGCTTGTCGCTGAAGTTGGAAGAGAAGGGGGTTATAGTGTCTTACATAATTCTGT is from Solibacillus isronensis and encodes:
- a CDS encoding GyrI-like domain-containing protein, coding for MANYMIEEKDSFVVLGFGTELKSDYTDYMGINKEKADFWHAVNEDGRLDALKAVATNDYIFIVNEAVNNKMMHYAGVLTDETLPEATRVIQFPKGEYVVVKGEASTAEELANTVTGIAFGQVLQEATDYAYVGGPNAAVIMGQQNGQLYGEMWIPVIKK